A genomic segment from Neodiprion lecontei isolate iyNeoLeco1 chromosome 1, iyNeoLeco1.1, whole genome shotgun sequence encodes:
- the LOC107216999 gene encoding facilitated trehalose transporter Tret1: MESIGIVSGRPVLQDTKKLWQYSAAISACLLALATGSVLAWTSPALPQLKDPNGWLFVNTEQGSWIGSILSIGAIIGAVPAGTLADKIGRKKTILATAVPYLLSWIIIIFARSVALLCLARTLAGISVGLTCVVVPIYIAEFAEPSIRGVLGSIFQLFLSAGILFGFIFGTFLNYTWFAVICAQIEVVFLATYIWMPESPQWLMGQGRKSEALRALSVFRGPKYDVNEELASIQKSVEEAALRKSSVLDLVKTRGARTALFAGLGMLAYQQLTGINAVIFYTEEIFAAAGSSLDADVASIIVAFVQTFMACVAAVIVDRVGRRLLLIVSSSTLALCLFLLGLYFKLDLNGIGWLPLVSLTTFMIAFSLGYGPIPWMMMGELFPPEKKGTASVLAVMVNWSTSFLVTKFFSPLKATFGEGITFWIFTVLMVSATIFGYFIVPETRGKSLQQIQDELNGKNNGQTRNSEVA; this comes from the exons CTTGTTTGCTGGCTTTGGCTACTGGCAGTGTGTTGGCCTGGACTTCGCCGGCTTTACCGCAACTGAAGGACCCGAATGGTTGGCTTTTCGTGAACACCGAACAAGGATCCTGGATTGGTTCCATATTGTCAATTGGTGCTATAATAGGGGCTGTGCCAGCGGGTACCCTAGCTGATAAAATCGGTCgtaaaaaaacgattttgGCAACAGCGGTCCCTTACCTACTATCATGGATAATCATCATATTTGCAAGGAGCGTGGCGCTTTTATGTCTGGCCAGAACTTTGGCTGGGATTAGTGTGGGATTAACTTGTGTTGTAGTCCCCATATACATTGCCGAATTTGCAGAGCCCTCGATAAGAGGAGTGCTGGGTTCTATCTTTCAACTCTTCCTATCCGCGGGTATCCTATTCGGATTTATTTTTGgcacatttttaaattacaccTGGTTTGCCGTTATATGCGCCCAAATCGAGGTTGTTTTTCTCGCTACCTATATTTGGATGCCTGAGTCTCCACAATGGTTAATG GGTCAAGGAAGAAAATCAGAAGCTTTGAGAGCGTTGAGCGTGTTCAGGGGGCCGAAGTATGATGTGAACGAAGAGTTGGCTAGTATACAAAAAAGTGTGGAAGAGGCAGCTTTGCGAAAGTCTTCAGTGCTGGATCTCGTCAAGACACGTGGAGCTCGCACTGCCCTTTTTGCCGGTCTGGGAATGCTAGCCTACCAACAATTGACAGGAATTAACGCTGTCATTTTTTATACTGAAGAAATCTTTGCAGCAGCTGGAAGTTCTCTCGATGCTGACGTAGCTTCTATTATTGTCGCTTTTGTACAG ACTTTCATGGCGTGTGTGGCGGCTGTTATAGTCGACAGAGTTGGAAGACGACTCTTGTTGATAGTGTCGTCATCTACCTTGGCACTGTGCTTGTTCCTGCTTGGTCTCTATTTCAAGCTAGATCTGAATGGTATAGGATGGCTGCCACTTGTGTCGTTGACTACTTTCATGATCGCATTTTCACTAGG tTATGGTCCTATTCCATGGATGATGATGGGGGAATTATTTCCTCCGGAAAAGAAAGGCACCGCGTCTGTTCTAGCGGTGATGGTAAATTGGAGTACTTCGTTTCttgtgacaaaatttttctcgcccTTGAAAGCCACCTTTGGTGAAGGTATAACCTTTTGGATATTCACCGTACTTATGGTATCGGCCACTATTTTCGGATACTTTATCGTTCCCGAAACGAGAGGAAAGAGCTTGCAACAGATACAGGATGAACTCAACGGTAAAAACAATGGTCAAACGAGGAACAGTGAAGTTGCTTGA